Sequence from the Phormidium ambiguum IAM M-71 genome:
TCGCTCACCCTCGCGCGATCGCTGCTTTTAACCGAGAATGTAACCGTCGTGGAGTCTATTCCCCAAGCGTAGAGGTTAACGGCAAGATTGTACCTGCTTGGCGCAACTACCCCATTTTTCCTTGTAACAAAATTCCCATCACCAAAGAGGGTACTACTTCTATTTTAGTTATGCGGGTTGGAGAAGAAAACCAAGGAGTAATAGGTCTACATAAAACAGGTATTCCTGATGAATACCAACCCAGTTTGTCGGTGCGGTTTTTGGGAATTGATGACAAAGCTATCATTTCCTACTTAGTGAGTGTTTACTACTCCGCCGTCGTACTGATTCCTGACGCATTGGGAATCCTTGAAAATGTAGAAATTGGTCTGTGAATTAAATTTCTGGTAGTGGTAGTTATAGCTACTTGTAAACATAAACAGTCCGACTGTTGTTGTTTGGTTGAGATATACACAAAAGCCTGCATCTGGGTAAAAATTTCCCATCAGTTCTACTCCCAAGATAGGGGGTGGGGAGAAAAAACTGATGGGTTATTTCTGCTGCGTTGTACTAGTTATTGTTGCCAAGGAAACTACTGATATCGGGACAAAAGAATGCGATCGCTTTTTCTTCGGTAGTTTTTACCTCCCAGAATCTTCTTTTTCACGATCGCTATCTGTTCCAAAAATTACTAAACTGAAAACAGTTTAATTTTTGGTTAAGTAAACATTGGTCAGTACTTTCTCCCTCGCACCTGATGATTGGTTTGGTTTGTTTGCCCGGTTATTACTAGCTTTATTCCTGGGTGGAGTAATTGGCTGGGAACGCGAAATCAAACGTAAACCAGCTGGCTTGAGAACTCATATATTAGTCAGTTTTGCTGCGGCTTTGTTTGTCATGATTCCGCTGGTTTTGGGAGCAGTCAACGATGGCAACAGTGTTTCTAGAGTCATTCAAGGGGTAACAGCTGGTGTTGGTTTTTTGGGTGCGGGAGAAATATTCACATCTGCTGGCAAGCAATCTGATTCAATTAGAGTACGGGGATTGACCTCCGCAGCAGCAATTTGGGCTTCCGCAGCTTTGGGCGTTACTGCTGGCTGTGGCTTATGGCAGTTAGGCTTAATGAGTGCGTTTTTGTGCTTTGTGGTGTTAAGAGTGTTGAAAAAAATTGAAATAAACTAGTGTTTTAGCTTAAGCGATGCTTTGCCATGCTTGGGCAACAACTTCTTTCAACCAACGCCGCTGCTGCATATCCAATAAGCTATCGTCGGCTAAAACTTCCTCGGTGAGTTGTTCTAAGGATTTACCTTCCAATCGGGAAATTTGAATTACTCCAGCGATCGCAGCTGCAATTAATTCTTCATCTACACTTTTTTGTTGTAAAGCTACTACCTCTTCGGGGTTAGCTGGAATGGGATAATTCATAGCTAGTTAATTAAGTTATCTCCGTAAAGATTTACAAAAATGAGAGAATTGTAAAGATTTTTAAATCGATATTAAGTATCGGTTATTATATCGCACTTTCCGTGCCTGTCAACACCATCTCGTTACTTAGCTTTATTGACCTTACTGAGCATGAAAGAAATCCTTTATTTAGAAGTTCCCACCCCCCATACAGATGTAGTTCGCACTTGGTTACAACAGGAGTTTCAGCCCAGTTGGGGTGAAAAAGCGATCGCACCAGATGGCTTTTACCTGAGATGTCCTAATACTACAAGTAATACGACAAACATTCCAGAGACAGATTTTCAGCTTTCGGCTTTTGTCTTTTCAGTACAACGATCGACATATTTAAAGGTATTCCGTTGGGGAGATCGACCTATTCCGCAAGAAAGACAAATTCTGCATCAATTAACCGCGCAAATCAGAAAGCAATTTCCCAACCAATATCCCGAACCACCTGCGATCGACCTTTCTCAGCAATCAATTTTCGACGCACTCGCCCCTCACTACCCCCTAACCGTGCGTTACTTTCAGAAAATGCCCAACGGCGAATCCGACTTAAAACGTGCTTACTGGTGGGAAAAGCGTTGGCGCG
This genomic interval carries:
- a CDS encoding MgtC/SapB family protein, with translation MVSTFSLAPDDWFGLFARLLLALFLGGVIGWEREIKRKPAGLRTHILVSFAAALFVMIPLVLGAVNDGNSVSRVIQGVTAGVGFLGAGEIFTSAGKQSDSIRVRGLTSAAAIWASAALGVTAGCGLWQLGLMSAFLCFVVLRVLKKIEIN